The proteins below come from a single Halobacillus salinarum genomic window:
- a CDS encoding metal ABC transporter ATP-binding protein has translation MRLSPIVTLNDVSFKYEREWVVKNVRLSIEPGQFLGLVGPNGSGKSTLIKLMLGLLKPDKGTIQLFGKPMKDFKDWKEIGFVSQKANSFNSGFPASVLEVVQSGLVSRIGTLRFFNRHHKAKAMEALRLVEMEEFAQSTIGELSGGQQQRVFIARALVSDPKLLILDEPTVGVDKKHVADFYELLRKLNDEQGITLLMVTHDIGTITEHATHVVCMNKSIHYHGASEDYKEFSDEELNSLYGHPVHKLTHNHEYDGVEHL, from the coding sequence ATGAGGTTATCCCCAATCGTGACCTTAAACGATGTGTCTTTTAAATATGAGAGGGAATGGGTAGTGAAAAACGTCCGTCTGTCCATAGAACCAGGTCAATTTCTGGGACTTGTCGGTCCGAATGGATCCGGGAAGTCTACCTTAATCAAACTAATGCTGGGATTGCTAAAGCCGGACAAAGGAACAATTCAGCTGTTTGGCAAGCCCATGAAAGACTTTAAGGATTGGAAGGAAATAGGCTTTGTATCCCAAAAGGCGAACAGTTTTAATTCAGGCTTCCCTGCGAGTGTGCTTGAGGTTGTTCAGTCCGGACTTGTCTCCAGAATCGGAACGCTGCGGTTCTTTAACCGCCATCATAAAGCGAAAGCAATGGAAGCTCTCAGGCTTGTCGAGATGGAAGAGTTTGCTCAATCAACGATTGGCGAGTTATCCGGTGGCCAGCAGCAGCGCGTATTTATTGCGCGTGCCCTGGTGAGCGATCCGAAACTGCTCATTCTTGACGAACCGACAGTGGGAGTAGATAAAAAGCACGTAGCTGACTTTTACGAATTGCTGCGTAAGCTTAACGATGAACAAGGGATCACTTTATTAATGGTTACTCATGATATCGGAACGATTACAGAGCACGCCACTCATGTTGTCTGTATGAATAAATCCATTCATTATCATGGCGCTTCTGAAGACTACAAAGAGTTTAGTGATGAGGAGCTGAACAGCCTTTATGGTCATCCCGTGCATAAGCTGACCCACAACCATGAATACGACGGGGTGGAGCATCTATGA
- a CDS encoding amino acid ABC transporter permease, protein MLGIDIRQFELEKLFVPERAWENLPFVLQGVPFTLLVAILGMMLGMVIGFFLALARGSNSILLRGPARLYISFMRGTPILVYLFVLYFGLPVVGLTLPAVLAAVIGFGTNSAAYIAEINRASLNSVSEGQWESSRALGFSYWQALRRIIVPQAVRIAIPPLSNVFLDLLKATSLAAMISVPEILNKAQIVAGRTTDSMTMYILAALVYWPLTMVFAFLQDYMEKRYNKYL, encoded by the coding sequence ATGTTAGGTATTGATATTCGCCAGTTTGAACTGGAAAAGCTGTTTGTGCCAGAACGTGCGTGGGAAAATCTTCCGTTTGTATTACAAGGTGTACCTTTCACATTACTCGTGGCCATTTTAGGTATGATGTTAGGAATGGTAATCGGATTCTTTCTGGCGCTCGCTCGAGGATCAAATTCTATTCTGCTGCGAGGGCCGGCGCGTCTATACATTTCCTTTATGAGGGGAACTCCAATATTAGTTTATTTGTTTGTCCTTTATTTCGGCTTGCCGGTAGTCGGCCTTACACTTCCGGCTGTCTTGGCTGCAGTTATCGGGTTTGGCACAAATAGTGCGGCTTATATTGCAGAAATTAACCGTGCTTCTTTAAATAGTGTTTCTGAGGGGCAGTGGGAGTCATCACGCGCCCTAGGATTCAGCTATTGGCAGGCTTTGAGAAGAATTATCGTACCTCAGGCTGTCAGGATTGCGATTCCACCACTAAGTAATGTATTTCTTGATCTGCTTAAAGCTACTTCGCTGGCAGCGATGATATCTGTTCCCGAAATTCTGAATAAAGCACAGATTGTCGCTGGCCGTACAACAGATTCCATGACCATGTATATCTTAGCTGCATTGGTATACTGGCCGTTAACGATGGTGTTTGCGTTCTTACAGGATTACATGGAAAAACGATATAATAAGTATCTTTAA
- a CDS encoding transporter substrate-binding domain-containing protein, producing MRKAFILTLLVLMTAAIAACGNKEDSQASGQKEDSSHWKEIKDKGELVVGTSGTLFPASYYPEGGEQLTGYDVEVMREAAKRLNLDLKFQEYGIDGLLSAMKSGRVDMVINDMEITEDRKNEFTFSTPYKYSYSTMIVRQSDLSGIKTLEDLKGKTHGGGATTVFSKIAEHFGAKTKTYGNVTNDVYLRDVENGRTDFIINDYYLQSLALKAMPEIKVQLHPDLQFHQTESAIVMPKEAGQMKKDVDAVIKEMREDGTLTRISKKFFGGKDASKKPEQDIREIKGLDL from the coding sequence ATGCGCAAAGCATTTATACTTACTTTATTGGTTTTAATGACAGCAGCAATTGCTGCCTGTGGAAATAAAGAGGATTCTCAAGCATCCGGGCAAAAGGAAGACTCTTCTCATTGGAAAGAAATTAAAGACAAAGGGGAGCTTGTAGTAGGCACTTCAGGAACGTTATTTCCTGCCTCTTACTACCCGGAAGGAGGAGAGCAGTTAACTGGGTATGACGTTGAAGTGATGAGGGAAGCTGCGAAAAGACTAAACTTAGATTTAAAATTCCAGGAGTATGGTATTGATGGCTTGCTGTCTGCTATGAAAAGTGGAAGAGTTGACATGGTCATTAACGACATGGAAATCACGGAAGACCGAAAAAATGAATTTACTTTTAGTACGCCTTATAAATATTCATATTCAACAATGATTGTGCGTCAAAGTGATTTATCCGGCATCAAGACATTAGAGGATTTAAAAGGGAAAACACATGGCGGAGGAGCCACCACCGTATTCTCAAAAATCGCGGAACACTTTGGGGCTAAAACAAAGACATATGGCAATGTGACTAATGATGTTTATCTACGCGATGTAGAAAACGGACGTACCGATTTTATTATTAATGATTATTATTTACAATCTCTTGCCTTAAAAGCAATGCCGGAAATTAAAGTGCAGCTGCATCCTGATTTGCAATTTCATCAGACTGAATCAGCTATTGTTATGCCAAAAGAAGCAGGCCAAATGAAGAAAGATGTTGATGCAGTGATTAAGGAAATGCGTGAAGATGGTACACTAACGAGAATTTCCAAGAAGTTTTTTGGTGGAAAAGACGCATCTAAAAAACCCGAACAGGACATCCGGGAAATTAAGGGATTAGACCTGTAA
- a CDS encoding heavy metal translocating P-type ATPase: protein MTSETRSIQALTPSAGSNSPSRFSSVKEHGELAGALFSGLLILIAWLGEPYLPISFKVFLYVCAYVIGGFAKAKEGLEETLHERELNVELLMILAAVGSASIGYWTEGAVLIFIFALSGAMETYTLNKSQKEIGSLMKLQPEEALLITRAGYEQVPVKKLEIGNQILIKAGERVPSDGRVVKGQSSVDESTITGESVPVSKELSQEVYAGTVNISGSLIVEITKTTDHTLFQKIIKMVQSAQNEKSPSQLFIERFESNYVKIVLSVVALMLFLPHFLLGWSWMDTFYRAMILLVVASPCALVASIMPAALSAISNGARNGVLYKGGVHLENLAHINAIAFDKTGTLTNGKPKVTDFLVDPDADENELLAVTAAIEQESNHPLAQAIVLYAADKNLPELTIENMQDVSGQGVTASIQGVQWKIGKGDFVGNEQSRNFMGGAAQGLASEGKTIVFIERGGIIAGLIALKDTVRKETKQAIETLKSRGIYTVMLTGDNETTAKAIAEEAGLNHYIAECMPDEKVKEVKRLKHHFQQVAMVGDGINDAPALAAANVGIAMGEGTDVALETADVVLMKNDLPKITKAIQLSTRMNKIVKQNVVFSIGMIMLLIISNFLQALDLPLGVIGHEGSTILVILNGLRLLK, encoded by the coding sequence ATGACTTCCGAAACTCGATCCATTCAGGCTCTGACCCCTTCTGCCGGCAGTAACAGCCCGTCTCGCTTTTCTTCGGTAAAAGAACACGGGGAGCTGGCTGGTGCCCTTTTCAGTGGATTACTTATCCTCATTGCATGGCTTGGAGAACCTTATCTTCCTATTTCTTTTAAAGTCTTCCTATACGTGTGCGCCTATGTGATCGGAGGGTTTGCAAAAGCAAAAGAAGGGTTGGAAGAAACCTTACATGAACGTGAATTAAATGTTGAATTACTTATGATCCTTGCGGCTGTCGGCTCTGCATCGATTGGTTACTGGACAGAAGGAGCCGTGTTAATTTTTATTTTTGCGCTGAGCGGAGCCATGGAAACTTATACATTAAACAAAAGCCAAAAAGAAATTGGATCGCTCATGAAGCTTCAGCCTGAAGAAGCCTTGCTGATTACCAGGGCAGGCTATGAACAAGTCCCTGTAAAAAAGCTTGAGATCGGTAATCAAATTCTAATTAAAGCCGGAGAAAGAGTGCCTTCGGATGGAAGAGTGGTAAAAGGACAATCCTCGGTTGATGAAAGCACCATTACCGGCGAATCAGTCCCAGTAAGTAAAGAGCTTTCTCAAGAGGTTTATGCAGGCACGGTTAACATCAGCGGCAGCCTTATCGTGGAGATTACGAAGACTACCGATCATACCCTCTTTCAAAAAATCATTAAGATGGTTCAGTCAGCTCAAAACGAAAAATCACCGTCCCAACTTTTCATTGAACGCTTTGAAAGCAATTATGTGAAAATCGTTTTAAGCGTAGTGGCTCTCATGTTATTTCTCCCTCATTTTCTGCTTGGCTGGAGCTGGATGGATACGTTTTACCGGGCTATGATTCTTCTCGTAGTAGCTTCGCCTTGTGCCCTTGTAGCGTCCATCATGCCTGCTGCACTTTCTGCCATTTCTAACGGAGCAAGAAATGGAGTGTTGTATAAAGGTGGCGTCCACCTGGAAAACTTAGCCCACATCAACGCCATTGCTTTTGACAAAACAGGCACGCTGACAAACGGCAAACCTAAAGTGACTGATTTCTTAGTTGATCCCGACGCAGATGAAAATGAATTGCTGGCGGTAACCGCAGCTATCGAACAAGAGTCAAACCACCCATTAGCTCAAGCAATCGTACTCTATGCAGCTGATAAAAACCTTCCTGAATTAACGATTGAGAATATGCAGGATGTCAGTGGGCAAGGGGTTACGGCAAGTATTCAAGGAGTTCAATGGAAGATCGGTAAAGGAGACTTCGTCGGCAATGAACAAAGCAGGAATTTCATGGGAGGAGCCGCCCAGGGACTCGCAAGTGAAGGTAAAACGATCGTTTTTATAGAGCGAGGAGGAATTATTGCAGGTCTTATTGCTTTAAAGGATACGGTTCGCAAAGAGACAAAGCAGGCTATAGAAACGTTAAAAAGCAGAGGAATCTACACGGTGATGCTAACCGGAGATAATGAAACGACAGCAAAAGCCATCGCTGAAGAGGCCGGACTTAATCATTACATCGCTGAATGTATGCCCGACGAAAAAGTCAAGGAAGTAAAACGTTTAAAACACCATTTTCAACAAGTAGCTATGGTTGGGGACGGAATCAATGACGCACCTGCTCTAGCCGCAGCTAACGTTGGTATTGCTATGGGAGAAGGAACTGATGTTGCCCTGGAAACTGCTGACGTCGTGTTAATGAAAAACGACCTGCCCAAAATCACTAAAGCTATCCAGCTCTCCACTCGCATGAACAAGATTGTCAAACAAAATGTCGTGTTTTCTATAGGGATGATCATGCTGCTGATTATCAGCAATTTCCTTCAAGCTCTTGATTTGCCGTTAGGAGTAATCGGGCACGAAGGAAGCACCATTCTAGTCATATTAAATGGACTTCGACTTTTGAAATAA
- a CDS encoding YihY/virulence factor BrkB family protein, with the protein MNKVMDIGKSLITRFGEDDIFGLAAQLAYFFLLSLLPFMIFLITLLGYLNIEEERVLALISTYAPPETYDLLSENLMTLLQDQNGGLLSIGIIGTLWAASNGVNAIIKAFNRAHQVDENRPFFITRIIAIILTIAMVIVISIAFLLPVLGHALGTYVFSFFGMSAGFLAIWNALRWVISSVIFFIVLSFLYVMAPNKPVKYRDTVVGAVFATIGWQLVSLLFSFYVSNMGNFSATYGSLGGVIVLMIWFYLSGIVIITGGEINALIYRRRISHS; encoded by the coding sequence ATGAATAAGGTTATGGACATTGGGAAGTCACTGATTACCCGCTTTGGTGAAGACGATATATTCGGGCTGGCTGCACAACTTGCCTATTTTTTTCTGCTATCGTTACTGCCATTTATGATATTCCTGATCACCTTGTTGGGCTATTTGAACATTGAGGAGGAGCGGGTGCTTGCACTGATAAGTACGTATGCACCTCCTGAAACCTATGATCTATTATCCGAAAATCTTATGACGCTTCTGCAGGACCAAAATGGCGGCCTGCTTTCCATTGGGATTATCGGAACTTTATGGGCGGCTTCAAATGGAGTGAATGCGATTATAAAAGCATTCAACCGCGCTCATCAAGTCGATGAAAACCGTCCTTTTTTTATCACTAGAATCATTGCGATTATTTTAACGATTGCCATGGTCATTGTTATCAGCATAGCTTTTCTGCTCCCTGTCTTAGGCCACGCTCTTGGAACGTATGTATTTTCTTTCTTTGGTATGTCTGCAGGCTTCTTAGCTATATGGAATGCGTTACGCTGGGTTATTTCTTCAGTCATCTTTTTTATTGTGCTTTCTTTCTTGTATGTAATGGCCCCAAACAAACCGGTAAAATACCGGGACACAGTGGTCGGCGCTGTCTTCGCCACGATCGGCTGGCAGCTTGTTTCATTACTGTTTTCATTTTACGTTAGTAACATGGGCAACTTCTCAGCTACTTATGGAAGTCTTGGCGGGGTCATCGTGTTGATGATTTGGTTTTATCTATCCGGAATCGTTATCATCACCGGTGGTGAAATCAATGCACTTATCTACAGAAGAAGAATTTCCCATTCCTAA
- a CDS encoding YtxH domain-containing protein: MGQQKLWTGMVVGALIGGTAMLFDRETREYVMNKSCTTGRACRDFAKHPSELIHSVRLNYEELSQKFNEGADTLLRTLNKLEEILNKVSDIDKEVEKQLRAVDGSQEAS, from the coding sequence ATGGGACAGCAAAAATTATGGACAGGAATGGTTGTAGGGGCTTTAATCGGTGGGACAGCAATGCTGTTTGACAGAGAGACAAGAGAATATGTGATGAACAAATCCTGTACTACTGGCCGTGCGTGTAGAGATTTTGCCAAGCACCCTTCCGAGCTTATTCACTCCGTAAGACTAAACTATGAAGAGCTTTCCCAGAAATTTAATGAAGGAGCAGATACGCTTCTTCGCACTTTAAATAAACTGGAAGAGATCTTGAACAAAGTCAGTGATATCGACAAGGAAGTTGAAAAACAGCTCCGTGCTGTAGATGGTTCACAAGAAGCTTCGTAA
- a CDS encoding low molecular weight protein-tyrosine-phosphatase — translation MKRLLFICLGNICRSPMAEAIFRKMIIDEGLEDKISVDSAGIGHWHTGSEPHEGTRKILDEHSIPYDGMTARQVTTEDWDQFDYLIPMDNKNLSDLKSIRVKNGVVVKKLMDYVETEEEEVPDPYFTGNFDYVFKLVEEGCANLLTAVKKDLNQ, via the coding sequence ATGAAACGTCTATTATTTATTTGTTTAGGAAATATATGCCGATCTCCGATGGCAGAAGCTATTTTTAGAAAAATGATCATCGATGAGGGACTGGAAGATAAAATATCCGTGGATTCTGCGGGGATCGGTCACTGGCATACTGGTTCTGAACCACATGAAGGAACGAGGAAAATCCTTGATGAACACAGCATTCCCTACGATGGAATGACTGCAAGGCAAGTGACAACTGAAGATTGGGATCAATTTGATTACTTAATCCCTATGGATAACAAGAATTTAAGTGATTTAAAATCGATTCGTGTGAAAAATGGAGTAGTCGTCAAAAAGCTGATGGATTATGTGGAGACTGAGGAAGAAGAAGTGCCAGACCCTTATTTTACCGGAAACTTCGATTATGTTTTTAAACTAGTGGAAGAAGGATGCGCAAATTTATTAACAGCTGTAAAAAAAGATCTTAATCAATAG
- a CDS encoding alanine/glycine:cation symporter family protein, which produces MEDRSAIYNFLDWASGVVWGPVLLILLVGTGVYLTLRLGFLQFKALPYALKLAFVPSKQQKDEQGDISHYQALTTALAATIGTGNIAGVATAVFLGGPGAVFWMWVTAVFGMATKYAEAVLAVKYRITDHQGQMAGGPMYYLERGLKAKWLGVLFALFGAFAAFGIGNMVQSNSVSDVMETTFSVPTWVTGIILTFFAGLVLLGGIKSIGRVTAFFVPIMALFYVIGALIIIILNFELVPDAFGTIFSDAFTANAVGGGLLGTVVRYGVARGVFSNEAGLGSAPIAAAAARTDYPGRQALVSMTQVLIDTIIVCSMTGLTIVMAGQYNGNLDGADLTTTSFEHFLGNTGAYIVTIGLIFFAFSTIVGWSYYGEKCFGYLTGQRGLGLYKIVFVLFVLVGAIAHLDTVWKFADVMNGLMAFPNLIGLLLLSGVVASETNKFLQVAKTEQKEAKKRQTG; this is translated from the coding sequence ATGGAAGATCGATCAGCAATTTATAATTTTCTTGATTGGGCTAGTGGAGTAGTCTGGGGGCCTGTGCTATTAATTTTACTAGTAGGAACAGGAGTGTATTTGACCCTTCGTTTAGGTTTTCTTCAATTTAAAGCTTTGCCTTACGCTTTAAAATTGGCTTTTGTACCAAGCAAGCAGCAAAAAGACGAGCAAGGGGACATTTCCCACTACCAGGCGCTTACGACTGCACTTGCCGCAACCATCGGAACAGGGAACATCGCCGGTGTAGCTACCGCTGTTTTTTTAGGTGGTCCAGGAGCGGTATTTTGGATGTGGGTGACAGCTGTATTCGGAATGGCAACAAAATACGCCGAAGCTGTACTCGCTGTTAAATATCGAATTACAGATCATCAAGGCCAGATGGCCGGCGGGCCTATGTACTATTTAGAACGCGGATTGAAAGCAAAATGGCTGGGAGTTTTATTCGCATTATTCGGCGCTTTTGCCGCGTTTGGTATTGGAAATATGGTGCAATCCAATTCCGTATCAGATGTTATGGAAACGACCTTTAGTGTACCGACATGGGTAACTGGTATTATTCTGACATTCTTTGCAGGGTTAGTTCTCTTAGGCGGGATAAAGAGTATAGGACGAGTCACTGCCTTTTTTGTACCGATCATGGCTTTATTTTATGTTATCGGGGCACTAATTATTATTATACTTAATTTCGAATTGGTACCTGATGCGTTTGGAACAATCTTTAGTGATGCCTTTACAGCTAATGCTGTCGGCGGTGGTCTGCTTGGAACTGTAGTCCGCTACGGGGTAGCACGCGGTGTATTTTCGAATGAGGCTGGTCTCGGCTCTGCTCCTATCGCAGCTGCGGCAGCAAGGACAGATTATCCCGGCAGACAAGCGCTTGTATCGATGACCCAGGTCTTAATTGATACGATTATTGTCTGTAGTATGACCGGCTTAACCATTGTCATGGCCGGGCAGTACAACGGAAATCTGGATGGTGCTGATTTGACCACGACGTCATTCGAACATTTTCTTGGAAATACAGGAGCCTATATTGTAACCATTGGTTTAATCTTCTTTGCTTTTTCCACTATTGTCGGATGGTCTTATTACGGAGAGAAATGCTTCGGATACTTAACAGGACAGCGCGGACTAGGATTGTACAAAATTGTCTTTGTACTATTTGTCTTAGTAGGAGCTATTGCTCATTTAGATACCGTTTGGAAATTTGCGGATGTAATGAACGGATTAATGGCCTTTCCGAATTTAATTGGCCTGCTGCTTCTCTCTGGAGTAGTGGCGTCTGAAACAAACAAATTCCTGCAAGTGGCTAAAACGGAACAAAAAGAAGCGAAAAAACGGCAGACCGGTTAA
- a CDS encoding SOS response-associated peptidase, with product MCGRYTLLEEEKEIQTEFDIEIPIKDYQPRYNIAPGQKVLAIIHDGSKKRAGYMHWGLVPSWAKDPKIGYKMINARSETAHEKPSFKRLMTSKRCLIVADSFYEWKKTDSGKQPMRIFPKGRQLFAFAGLWDHWKQEEEERFTCTILTKEANEFMNEIHQRMPVILPKRVEGEWITPVKWSPSQAHTFIEQLTMDELEAYEVSQYVNSAKNEGPECVEPLA from the coding sequence ATGTGCGGACGTTACACTTTATTAGAAGAGGAGAAAGAAATTCAAACTGAATTTGATATTGAAATTCCTATTAAGGACTATCAACCCCGTTATAATATTGCCCCTGGTCAGAAGGTATTGGCCATTATCCATGACGGTTCTAAGAAACGCGCCGGGTATATGCATTGGGGATTGGTTCCTTCATGGGCCAAAGACCCAAAGATCGGTTATAAAATGATTAACGCAAGAAGTGAGACGGCGCATGAAAAGCCTAGTTTTAAGCGCTTAATGACTTCCAAACGCTGTTTAATTGTTGCAGACAGCTTTTATGAATGGAAAAAAACAGACAGTGGTAAACAGCCTATGCGCATTTTTCCAAAAGGTCGTCAGCTTTTCGCATTTGCAGGCTTATGGGATCACTGGAAGCAAGAAGAGGAAGAGCGGTTTACGTGTACGATTTTGACTAAAGAAGCGAATGAATTCATGAATGAAATCCACCAGCGGATGCCGGTGATCTTACCAAAAAGAGTAGAAGGGGAGTGGATAACTCCCGTTAAATGGTCACCAAGTCAGGCGCATACGTTCATTGAACAGCTTACAATGGATGAACTTGAAGCTTATGAAGTCAGCCAGTACGTAAACTCCGCTAAAAATGAGGGACCTGAATGCGTAGAGCCTCTAGCATAA
- a CDS encoding TetR/AcrR family transcriptional regulator — translation MENHHDLLKMLEEEGEGKHITPKQAQILQAAVEIFAEKGYASSSTSEIAAKAGVAEGTIFRHYKTKKDLLISIATPVMTKFTVPFFASQFAKQVFDEPPAGFEQLLRNLIKNRFEFAKENIPLLKIILQEFAFHQELQENFQHVFKEEVFPKFERMLEYFKQKEQIIDYPSPVIIRLMMSTIVGFIITRFLILPEEDWDDEKELEQTIQYILNGLSM, via the coding sequence ATGGAGAACCATCATGATTTATTAAAAATGCTCGAAGAAGAAGGAGAGGGGAAACACATCACCCCGAAACAGGCACAAATTCTGCAGGCAGCAGTAGAAATTTTTGCTGAAAAGGGTTATGCCTCTTCTTCCACAAGTGAAATTGCAGCAAAAGCAGGAGTAGCAGAGGGAACCATTTTTCGTCACTATAAAACAAAAAAGGATCTATTAATTTCCATTGCCACACCTGTCATGACAAAATTTACCGTCCCTTTTTTCGCTTCCCAATTCGCGAAACAAGTATTTGATGAACCTCCTGCAGGGTTTGAGCAGCTACTGAGAAATTTGATCAAAAATCGGTTTGAATTCGCTAAGGAAAACATTCCTCTTCTTAAAATTATCCTGCAGGAGTTTGCTTTTCATCAAGAGCTGCAGGAGAACTTTCAACACGTTTTTAAGGAGGAAGTGTTTCCAAAATTCGAGCGGATGCTTGAATACTTTAAGCAGAAGGAGCAAATAATCGATTATCCTTCACCTGTCATTATCCGGTTAATGATGTCTACGATTGTCGGGTTTATTATTACCAGATTTCTTATTCTCCCTGAGGAAGACTGGGATGATGAAAAAGAACTTGAGCAGACGATTCAATATATTCTAAATGGTTTATCTATGTAA
- a CDS encoding ABC transporter permease has product MNTWTVMKRILKQFRRDKRSMALMIAAPMFVLTLMWLVLDNQDDSLDIGVVDVPDQVAEQLETDDVDLHTFSEEEAESQLEDASLDAVIQWKNGKPFLTIEGSDPNTAGSVQKAVSQAFAPDTNRNVEVDFLHGSEDLNLFDYIGPVLIGFFVFFFVFIVGGVSFLRERTQGTLERVLTTPLKRSELVLGYLGGFGIFTILQSLLIAAFSIYILNVYMTGAFGYVLLVTFLLALAALSLGTLLSAFAKNEFQMIQFIPLVIVPQVFFSGLFPVEGLPVWLQAVGKIMPLTFGAEALRGIMLRGEGFVDFQVDVYILVGFALLFALLNIFALKRHRSL; this is encoded by the coding sequence ATGAACACTTGGACCGTTATGAAGAGAATATTAAAGCAATTTCGCAGGGATAAACGCAGTATGGCATTAATGATTGCAGCTCCCATGTTCGTTCTGACACTGATGTGGCTGGTATTGGATAACCAGGATGATTCTCTGGACATTGGAGTGGTTGACGTACCGGATCAAGTGGCCGAGCAGCTGGAGACAGATGATGTGGACCTTCATACTTTCTCGGAAGAAGAAGCGGAAAGTCAACTGGAGGATGCTTCGCTTGATGCTGTTATCCAGTGGAAAAACGGTAAACCATTTTTAACCATCGAGGGAAGTGATCCAAATACCGCCGGGTCGGTGCAAAAGGCTGTCTCTCAGGCATTTGCACCTGATACGAACCGAAACGTAGAGGTCGACTTTCTTCACGGGTCTGAAGACTTGAATTTATTTGATTATATAGGACCTGTATTAATTGGATTTTTTGTATTTTTCTTTGTCTTTATCGTCGGCGGTGTGTCATTCTTACGGGAAAGAACACAAGGAACGCTGGAAAGAGTGCTGACGACACCTTTAAAAAGAAGTGAACTAGTGCTGGGTTACCTAGGCGGCTTTGGCATCTTTACTATATTGCAATCCTTATTAATAGCAGCCTTTTCCATCTATATTCTAAACGTATATATGACTGGAGCTTTTGGCTATGTTCTATTAGTGACCTTCCTTTTAGCTTTAGCAGCACTCAGCTTAGGGACTTTACTTTCAGCATTTGCCAAAAACGAATTTCAAATGATCCAGTTTATCCCGCTTGTCATCGTTCCTCAGGTTTTTTTCTCAGGTCTTTTTCCAGTAGAAGGTCTGCCTGTGTGGCTGCAGGCTGTTGGTAAGATTATGCCGCTTACTTTTGGAGCAGAAGCGCTGAGAGGGATTATGCTCAGAGGCGAGGGATTTGTGGACTTTCAAGTGGATGTATACATTCTAGTAGGGTTTGCGCTTCTTTTTGCTCTATTGAATATATTCGCGTTAAAACGCCACCGCAGTCTATAA
- a CDS encoding ABC transporter ATP-binding protein, producing the protein MEAVVQLKNISHQFDERWIINDIDMEVTRGEIFGLLGPSGAGKTTLVKMMTGILTPTQGEVFVHGEKMPSLNQMKQYGFMAQSDALYQELTARENLDFFASIYHMDKKKKKKRIEEVMDMVDLLQDLDKVVENYSGGMKRRLSLAIALIHQPDLIILDEPTVGIDPVLRQSIWNELNHLRDAGVTIIVTTHVMDEAEKCDRLAMLRNGKVIASDTPDQLKAKINASTIEEVFLHYGEVEV; encoded by the coding sequence ATGGAAGCTGTTGTGCAATTAAAGAATATTTCCCATCAGTTTGATGAGCGATGGATTATTAATGATATTGACATGGAAGTAACCCGGGGAGAAATCTTTGGACTGCTCGGTCCTTCAGGAGCAGGGAAAACGACTCTTGTTAAAATGATGACAGGTATATTGACACCTACACAAGGAGAGGTGTTTGTTCACGGTGAAAAAATGCCATCATTGAACCAAATGAAACAATATGGGTTTATGGCTCAATCGGACGCGTTATATCAAGAGTTGACAGCAAGAGAAAACCTGGATTTTTTTGCCTCCATTTACCACATGGATAAAAAAAAGAAGAAAAAAAGAATTGAGGAAGTTATGGATATGGTTGATTTGCTCCAAGACCTTGATAAAGTAGTTGAAAACTACTCAGGAGGAATGAAGAGGCGGTTATCATTGGCTATTGCGCTCATTCATCAGCCGGATCTAATTATCTTAGATGAACCGACAGTCGGGATCGATCCTGTCCTGAGGCAGTCCATTTGGAATGAACTCAATCACCTAAGGGATGCTGGAGTTACGATTATTGTAACGACTCATGTTATGGATGAAGCAGAAAAATGTGATCGATTAGCCATGCTGCGTAATGGGAAAGTGATCGCTTCTGATACACCGGATCAATTAAAAGCTAAAATAAATGCATCGACTATTGAAGAGGTCTTTTTACATTACGGGGAGGTGGAAGTATGA